A window of the Pseudomonas furukawaii genome harbors these coding sequences:
- a CDS encoding LysE family translocator, with protein MALDTWLIYALATLGLSLTPGPNSLLALTHGALYGARRTLFTILGGVIGFSLLIALAMFGLGALLQASSDILLTLKWIGGAYLLWLGIQLWRSPPLHLGPLSGGGLGDAALFRQGFLSAVSNPKVLLFYGAFLPQFLDPQASLLTQFFVMAATFAVAEFVVEYLLARLAFRIRPWMARGGNVFNRACGGLFVLVGAALPLSR; from the coding sequence ATGGCACTGGACACCTGGCTCATCTACGCCCTGGCCACCCTCGGCCTGTCCCTGACACCCGGCCCCAACAGCCTGCTGGCCCTCACCCACGGAGCCCTGTACGGCGCGCGCCGCACCCTGTTCACCATCCTCGGCGGGGTCATCGGCTTCAGCCTGCTGATCGCCCTGGCCATGTTCGGCCTGGGAGCCCTGCTGCAAGCCTCCTCGGACATCCTCCTCACACTGAAATGGATCGGCGGCGCCTACCTGCTGTGGCTGGGCATCCAGCTCTGGCGCTCGCCGCCCCTGCACCTGGGCCCGCTCTCCGGTGGCGGGCTCGGTGATGCCGCCCTGTTTCGCCAAGGCTTCCTGTCGGCGGTGTCGAACCCCAAGGTGCTGTTGTTCTACGGAGCCTTTCTGCCGCAGTTCCTCGATCCGCAAGCGTCCCTGCTGACGCAGTTCTTCGTGATGGCCGCCACCTTCGCGGTGGCGGAGTTCGTCGTCGAGTACCTGCTGGCACGCCTGGCGTTTCGCATTCGCCCCTGGATGGCCCGTGGTGGCAACGTATTCAATCGTGCCTGCGGCGGCCTGTTCGTCCTGGTGGGTGCGGCCTTGCCGCTGAGCCGCTGA
- the ctaD gene encoding cytochrome c oxidase subunit I, whose translation MAHVEHAEADVLHEPKSFLTRYIWSQDHKVIAIQYSLTAIFVGLVALVLSGLMRMQIGFPGSLEFMDPGAYYQAMTMHGMIMVIYLLTALFLGGFGNYLIPLMVGARDMVFPYVNMLSYWFYLLSVLVLLASFFVPGGPTGAGWTLYPPQAILPGTPGTEWGIVLMLVSLAIFIVAATMGGLNYVTTVLQARTHGMTLFRMPLSVWGIFMASILALLAFPALFVSAIMMLFDRLLGTSFFMPALISMGQALDHQGGSPILFQHLFWFFGHPEVYIVALPAFGLVSDLISTHARKNIFGYRMMVWAIVAIGVLSFVVWAHHMYVSGMNPYFGFFFAISTLVIAVPTALKVYNWTLTLWHGDIHLTVPMLFALAFIVTFLVGGLTGLFLGNVIVDIPLSDTYFVVAHFHMVMGVAPILVVFGSIYHWFPKITGRMLDDRLGKLHFWITFLGTYAIYFPMHYLGFLGMPRRYYAYPDYQFIPQSAQDLNAFITVAALVVGAAQLLFLFNLAWSTFKGRPAGGNPWRATSLEWQTPDTPPVHGNWRERLPVVHRWAYDYSMPGVEQDFVPQTVSDEELQRLREAGGQAEGRP comes from the coding sequence ATGGCCCATGTCGAGCATGCCGAAGCCGATGTGCTGCATGAACCGAAAAGCTTCCTGACCCGCTACATCTGGAGCCAGGACCACAAGGTCATCGCCATCCAGTATTCCCTGACCGCGATCTTCGTCGGCCTGGTGGCGCTGGTGCTGTCCGGCCTCATGCGCATGCAGATCGGATTCCCCGGCAGCCTGGAATTCATGGACCCCGGCGCCTACTACCAGGCCATGACCATGCACGGGATGATCATGGTGATCTACCTGCTGACGGCGCTGTTCCTGGGCGGCTTCGGCAATTACCTGATTCCGCTCATGGTGGGCGCGCGGGACATGGTCTTCCCCTACGTCAACATGCTGAGCTACTGGTTCTACCTGCTGTCGGTACTGGTCCTGCTGGCCAGCTTCTTCGTGCCCGGCGGACCCACCGGCGCGGGCTGGACCCTCTATCCGCCCCAGGCCATCCTCCCGGGCACGCCGGGCACCGAGTGGGGCATCGTGCTCATGCTGGTGTCCCTGGCGATCTTCATCGTCGCCGCCACCATGGGCGGCCTCAACTACGTGACCACGGTGCTGCAGGCGCGCACCCATGGCATGACCCTGTTCCGCATGCCGCTGTCGGTGTGGGGCATCTTCATGGCCTCGATCCTCGCGCTGCTGGCGTTCCCGGCGCTCTTCGTCAGCGCGATCATGATGCTCTTCGACCGCCTGCTGGGCACCAGCTTCTTCATGCCGGCGCTGATCTCCATGGGGCAGGCGCTGGATCACCAGGGCGGCAGCCCGATCCTCTTCCAGCACCTGTTCTGGTTCTTCGGCCACCCCGAGGTCTACATCGTGGCGCTGCCGGCCTTCGGCCTGGTGTCGGACCTGATCAGCACCCATGCGCGGAAGAACATCTTCGGCTACCGGATGATGGTCTGGGCCATAGTCGCCATCGGCGTGCTGAGCTTCGTGGTCTGGGCCCACCACATGTACGTCAGCGGGATGAATCCCTACTTCGGCTTCTTCTTCGCCATCTCCACCCTGGTGATCGCGGTGCCCACCGCCCTCAAGGTCTACAACTGGACACTCACCCTCTGGCACGGCGACATCCACCTGACCGTCCCCATGCTGTTCGCCCTGGCCTTCATCGTCACCTTCCTGGTGGGCGGGCTCACCGGGCTGTTCCTCGGCAATGTCATCGTCGACATCCCGCTGTCCGACACCTACTTCGTGGTGGCGCACTTCCACATGGTCATGGGCGTGGCGCCGATCCTGGTGGTGTTCGGCTCCATCTACCACTGGTTCCCGAAGATCACCGGGCGGATGCTGGACGACCGGCTCGGCAAGCTGCATTTCTGGATCACCTTCCTCGGCACCTACGCCATCTATTTCCCCATGCACTACCTGGGCTTCCTGGGCATGCCGAGGCGCTACTACGCCTATCCCGACTACCAGTTCATCCCCCAGTCCGCCCAGGACCTGAATGCCTTCATCACGGTGGCGGCCCTGGTGGTGGGTGCCGCGCAGCTGCTGTTCCTGTTCAACCTGGCCTGGAGCACCTTCAAGGGGCGGCCCGCCGGCGGCAATCCCTGGCGGGCCACCAGCCTGGAGTGGCAGACCCCGGATACGCCTCCGGTGCATGGCAACTGGCGCGAGCGCCTGCCCGTGGTGCATCGCTGGGCCTACGACTACAGCATGCCGGGCGTCGAGCAGGATTTCGTGCCGCAGACGGTCTCCGATGAGGAACTGCAGCGGCTGCGCGAAGCCGGCGGCCAGGCGGAGGGTCGACCATGA
- a CDS encoding cytochrome C oxidase subunit IV family protein, producing the protein MAHTEGQQHPITLYLKIWGLLFILSGLSYMVDYLHFTGYLRWSMILVLMLLKAGLIVAIFMHMAWERLALVYAILVPPLCLLVLVGLMAAEADYVFSSRGLFLGQ; encoded by the coding sequence ATGGCCCACACCGAAGGTCAACAACACCCCATCACCCTGTACCTGAAGATCTGGGGACTGCTGTTCATCCTCAGCGGCCTGTCCTACATGGTGGATTACCTCCACTTCACGGGCTATCTGCGCTGGTCGATGATCCTCGTCCTGATGCTGCTCAAGGCGGGGCTGATCGTCGCCATCTTCATGCACATGGCCTGGGAACGGCTGGCGCTGGTCTACGCGATCCTGGTCCCGCCCCTGTGCCTGCTGGTGCTGGTGGGACTGATGGCCGCCGAGGCGGACTATGTGTTCAGCAGCCGCGGCCTGTTCCTCGGCCAATAG
- a CDS encoding siderophore-interacting protein, whose protein sequence is MESKRPQRRVQRVRHELCRRDVQVARIEPVGTAFLAITFTGEALADFVSLGFDDHVKFIFENADGETLMRDYTPRHFDREKRELTLEFALHGDGDASNWAEAATPGQSAIIGGPRGSMVVPVDFEWHLLVGDSSALPAIHRRLEELPAEARVIVVALATEPGERREMSTAAQLDLHWVASNDALIDRLRELPLPSGEGFAWGAGEAATMKRLRGVLVDEKRHPKDAMRVAAYWRQGAAGFHEELTG, encoded by the coding sequence ATGGAGTCCAAACGTCCACAACGCCGCGTTCAACGGGTGCGCCACGAGCTTTGCCGCCGCGACGTGCAGGTGGCCCGCATCGAGCCGGTGGGCACCGCATTCCTTGCCATCACCTTCACCGGTGAAGCACTGGCCGACTTCGTTTCCCTGGGGTTCGACGACCACGTGAAGTTCATCTTCGAGAACGCCGACGGCGAGACCCTGATGCGGGACTACACGCCGCGCCATTTCGATCGCGAGAAGCGCGAGCTGACCCTCGAGTTCGCCCTGCACGGCGACGGCGACGCATCCAACTGGGCGGAGGCCGCCACGCCGGGACAGTCCGCCATCATCGGCGGGCCCCGGGGCTCCATGGTGGTTCCCGTGGATTTCGAGTGGCACCTGCTGGTAGGCGACAGCAGCGCCCTGCCCGCCATTCACCGTCGCCTGGAGGAGCTGCCGGCGGAAGCGCGCGTGATCGTGGTGGCGCTGGCCACCGAGCCCGGCGAGCGCCGCGAAATGAGTACCGCCGCGCAACTGGACCTGCACTGGGTGGCTAGCAACGACGCCCTCATCGACAGGCTACGCGAACTGCCCCTGCCGAGCGGTGAGGGCTTCGCCTGGGGGGCTGGGGAAGCCGCCACCATGAAGCGCCTGCGTGGCGTGCTGGTGGACGAGAAGCGGCACCCGAAGGACGCCATGCGCGTCGCCGCGTACTGGCGCCAGGGTGCCGCGGGTTTCCACGAGGAACTGACCGGGTGA
- the acuI gene encoding acrylyl-CoA reductase (NADPH): MFDAILIEKDEAGYRARTTQLEEAQLPEGDVTVRVAYSTLNYKDGLAITGKSPVVRQFPMVPGIDLAGTVESSSHPDYKAGDAVLLNGWGVGETHWGGLAQKARLNGDWLIPLPSAFSARQAMAIGTAGYTAMLCLLALERHGLRPGQGDVLVTGANGGVGSFAIALLARLGYRVVAATGRPQEADYLKGLGAAEIIDRHELSEPGRPLGKERWVAAIDSVGSHTLANVCAGLRADGAVAACGLAQGMDLPASVAPFILRGVSLLGINSVTRPRAERIQAWDRLARDLDIAQLETITREIGLGDAIATAHELLAGQVRGRVVVNLDA; the protein is encoded by the coding sequence ATGTTCGACGCAATCCTGATCGAGAAGGACGAGGCCGGCTACCGTGCCCGAACCACCCAGCTGGAGGAGGCGCAACTCCCCGAAGGCGATGTCACCGTCCGGGTGGCCTACAGCACCCTGAATTACAAGGACGGCCTGGCGATCACCGGCAAGAGCCCTGTGGTGCGGCAGTTTCCCATGGTGCCCGGCATCGACCTGGCCGGCACCGTGGAGTCCAGCAGCCACCCGGATTACAAGGCCGGCGATGCGGTGCTGCTCAACGGCTGGGGCGTTGGCGAGACCCACTGGGGAGGGCTGGCTCAGAAGGCCCGTCTCAACGGCGACTGGTTGATCCCCCTGCCCAGCGCCTTCAGCGCCCGCCAGGCCATGGCCATCGGCACCGCCGGCTACACCGCCATGCTCTGCCTGCTGGCCCTGGAGCGCCATGGCCTGCGGCCCGGCCAGGGTGACGTGCTGGTGACCGGCGCCAACGGCGGTGTCGGCAGCTTCGCCATCGCGCTTCTCGCCCGCCTCGGCTACCGCGTGGTGGCCGCCACCGGCCGCCCGCAGGAGGCGGATTACCTGAAGGGCCTCGGCGCCGCCGAGATCATCGATCGCCACGAGCTCTCCGAACCCGGCCGTCCCCTGGGAAAGGAGCGCTGGGTCGCCGCCATCGACTCTGTGGGCAGCCATACCCTGGCCAATGTCTGCGCCGGCCTTCGCGCCGACGGTGCCGTGGCCGCCTGCGGCCTGGCCCAGGGCATGGACCTCCCGGCCAGCGTCGCGCCCTTCATCCTGCGTGGTGTCAGCCTGCTGGGGATCAACAGCGTCACCCGCCCCCGCGCCGAGCGCATCCAGGCCTGGGACCGCCTGGCCCGCGACCTGGACATTGCCCAGCTGGAGACCATCACCCGCGAGATCGGCCTGGGCGACGCCATCGCCACGGCCCATGAGCTGCTTGCCGGCCAGGTGCGTGGCCGCGTGGTGGTGAATCTCGACGCCTGA
- a CDS encoding MarR family winged helix-turn-helix transcriptional regulator, with the protein MPMTLADEVFESLHGLMHQYRHLQYRALRGGAEELTHMEHKVLGFFSVHPGATQSDLVQHAGRDKAQVARLIKGLRDRGLLEGQPDEADRRSIRLTVTAEGAAAHEVARTQASQVNAQAVAGLEEGDCRQLLALLGRIRGNLDAVQPDTRTAVD; encoded by the coding sequence ATGCCGATGACACTCGCCGATGAAGTGTTCGAATCCCTTCACGGGCTCATGCACCAGTATCGCCACCTGCAGTACCGGGCGCTGCGGGGCGGCGCCGAGGAGCTCACCCACATGGAGCACAAGGTGCTGGGCTTTTTTTCCGTCCATCCCGGCGCCACCCAGAGCGATCTGGTTCAGCACGCGGGGCGCGACAAGGCCCAGGTGGCGAGGTTGATCAAGGGCCTGCGCGATCGCGGGCTGCTGGAAGGCCAGCCCGACGAGGCGGATCGCCGCAGCATCCGCCTCACCGTCACCGCAGAGGGCGCGGCCGCGCATGAGGTCGCGCGGACCCAGGCGAGTCAGGTCAACGCCCAGGCGGTGGCCGGATTGGAGGAGGGCGATTGCCGGCAACTGCTGGCGTTGCTGGGGCGGATCAGGGGCAACCTGGACGCCGTCCAGCCGGACACCCGTACAGCGGTGGACTAG
- a CDS encoding cytochrome c oxidase subunit 3 gives MSTQPWKDADGGGEGGWLPGGRSGQEAPIQDPERTARVGLWVFLGVVTSLFLLFLLAFIARSQVSDWRALTDPLAPLAHPWMLWVNTASLALGSVCLQGAKLALEGGRRTDASLAFLLGGAFALAFLAGQLWVWQQFSAWGYGVAGNPANSFFFLLTGLHGIHLAGGLVAWLLVARRLLGTGSVERLRASMGLCAFYWHYLLGLWLVLFALLTSTPETYQAIAAFCGLR, from the coding sequence ATGAGCACGCAACCCTGGAAAGACGCAGACGGTGGCGGGGAGGGAGGCTGGTTGCCGGGCGGCCGCTCCGGCCAGGAGGCGCCGATCCAGGACCCCGAGCGCACCGCCAGGGTGGGGCTCTGGGTGTTCCTCGGGGTGGTGACCTCCCTGTTCCTGCTGTTCCTGCTGGCTTTCATCGCACGCTCGCAGGTCTCTGACTGGCGGGCCCTGACCGACCCGCTGGCGCCCCTGGCCCATCCCTGGATGCTCTGGGTCAACACCGCTTCGCTGGCGCTGGGCAGCGTCTGCCTGCAGGGCGCCAAGCTGGCGCTGGAGGGGGGGCGGAGGACTGACGCCAGCCTGGCGTTCCTGCTTGGTGGAGCCTTCGCGCTGGCCTTCCTCGCCGGACAACTCTGGGTCTGGCAGCAATTCAGCGCCTGGGGCTACGGCGTCGCCGGCAATCCGGCCAACAGCTTCTTCTTCCTGCTGACCGGGCTGCACGGCATCCACCTGGCGGGCGGCCTGGTGGCCTGGCTGCTGGTGGCGCGCCGCCTCCTGGGCACGGGTTCAGTGGAGCGCCTGCGTGCCAGCATGGGACTCTGCGCCTTCTACTGGCACTACCTGCTGGGGTTGTGGCTGGTGCTCTTCGCGCTGCTCACCAGCACCCCGGAAACCTACCAGGCCATCGCGGCCTTCTGCGGTCTGAGGTGA
- a CDS encoding heme-copper oxidase subunit III family protein: MAMTRQSPTETTTNWRDIARDWASDRDAFKQVPWGKAMMWIFLLSDTFVFTCFLTGYMSVRMSTTAAWPNPSEVFALTLFGAHIPLILIAIMTFVLITSSGTMAMAVSYGYRRNRVRSAALMLATALLGATFVGMQAFEWSKLIAEGVRPWGNPMGAAQFGASFFMITGFHGLHVSIGVIYLSIVAFKVLRGDYERRGNYQIVEIAGLYWHFVDLVWVFIFAFFYLW; this comes from the coding sequence ATGGCCATGACCCGGCAATCCCCGACCGAGACCACCACGAACTGGCGCGACATCGCCCGGGACTGGGCTTCGGACCGCGACGCCTTCAAGCAGGTGCCCTGGGGCAAGGCGATGATGTGGATCTTCCTGCTCAGCGACACCTTCGTCTTCACCTGCTTCCTCACCGGCTACATGTCGGTGCGCATGAGCACCACCGCCGCCTGGCCCAACCCCAGCGAGGTCTTCGCCCTGACGCTGTTCGGGGCCCATATCCCCCTGATCCTCATCGCCATCATGACCTTCGTGCTCATCACCAGCAGCGGCACCATGGCCATGGCGGTGAGCTACGGCTATCGGCGCAACCGCGTGCGCAGCGCGGCGCTGATGCTTGCCACCGCGCTGCTGGGTGCCACCTTCGTCGGCATGCAGGCCTTCGAGTGGAGCAAGCTGATCGCCGAAGGCGTGCGGCCCTGGGGCAATCCCATGGGCGCGGCGCAGTTCGGCGCCAGCTTCTTCATGATCACCGGGTTCCACGGACTGCACGTGTCCATCGGGGTGATCTATCTCAGCATCGTGGCCTTCAAGGTGTTGCGTGGGGACTACGAACGGCGCGGGAACTACCAGATCGTCGAGATCGCCGGGCTCTACTGGCACTTCGTCGACCTGGTCTGGGTGTTCATCTTCGCTTTCTTCTACCTGTGGTAG
- a CDS encoding GlxA family transcriptional regulator: MLAETLMPDLRFLLLPLPGFAMLPFGGFLDKLRFTGDEEDYSRQRYCTWSVLGVEAGEVESSSGAAVRVDLTPEQIRLIDYDYLVVFGGRSASATEALAPRYGELLQEAATQRVKLVSIDNACFLLAACGLLEGHKVVVHWRHESEFRASYPRIPVVSEQLYCIDGSRISCAGGLAAIDLAVELLARACGRTRAMKGLADMLVDESRSSQHQVRSREDVAAAGRHVGRAIALMRHWMASGKTMEDMAERVGISRRQLDRLFQAAYGMTASDYWSDMRLRHVEWRLLNSSHSLALIADEVGMADPGYLAKVFRKRFGVTPAALRKAARPAQGGR, encoded by the coding sequence ATGCTTGCCGAGACCCTGATGCCCGACCTCCGCTTCCTGCTGCTGCCCCTGCCGGGATTCGCCATGCTTCCCTTCGGCGGGTTCCTCGACAAGCTGCGCTTTACCGGCGATGAGGAAGACTACAGCCGCCAGCGTTACTGCACCTGGTCCGTGCTTGGCGTGGAGGCCGGCGAGGTGGAGTCCAGCAGTGGCGCGGCGGTCAGGGTGGACCTCACACCAGAGCAGATCCGCCTTATCGACTACGACTACCTGGTGGTGTTCGGTGGCCGCAGCGCCAGCGCCACCGAGGCCTTGGCGCCCCGCTATGGTGAACTGCTGCAGGAAGCCGCGACCCAGCGGGTGAAGCTGGTGTCCATCGACAACGCCTGCTTCCTGCTGGCGGCCTGCGGCTTGCTCGAAGGCCACAAGGTGGTGGTGCACTGGCGGCATGAGTCGGAGTTTCGCGCGTCCTATCCGCGCATCCCCGTGGTCAGCGAGCAGCTCTATTGCATCGATGGCAGCCGCATCTCCTGCGCCGGTGGCCTCGCCGCCATCGATCTGGCCGTGGAGTTGCTGGCGCGGGCCTGTGGGCGCACCCGCGCCATGAAGGGCCTGGCCGACATGCTGGTGGACGAGAGCCGCAGCAGCCAGCACCAGGTCCGTTCCCGCGAGGACGTGGCGGCGGCCGGGCGGCATGTCGGGCGGGCGATCGCCCTGATGCGTCACTGGATGGCCTCCGGCAAGACCATGGAGGACATGGCCGAGCGGGTGGGCATCAGCCGCCGCCAGCTGGATCGCCTGTTCCAGGCCGCCTACGGCATGACCGCCAGCGACTACTGGAGCGACATGCGTCTGCGCCATGTGGAGTGGCGGCTGCTGAACTCCAGCCACAGCCTGGCGCTGATCGCCGACGAGGTCGGCATGGCCGATCCGGGTTACCTGGCCAAGGTGTTCCGCAAGCGCTTCGGGGTGACGCCGGCGGCCTTGCGCAAGGCCGCCCGTCCCGCCCAGGGTGGCCGCTGA
- a CDS encoding cytochrome c oxidase subunit II — protein MAIAIILALILVASVLFHFLAPWHLTPPASNWGSIDTTLLITLVITGVFFIAVVGFMVVAIIRFRHREGRRARYEPESRRLEWWLMVVTSLGIVGMLAPGLVVYSDFVRVPKDAYPLEVVAQQWQWAFRFPGQDGQLGRADVSWVDARNPLGLDPRDPHGQDDVLVRGNEVRLPLDRPVKVLLRSKDVLHNFYIPQIRGKMDMVPGMVSHFWFTPTLAGEYEILCAEFCGVGHFNMRGKLQVEPAPAFEQWLATQPTFAQVLASAGAPSQGGLIERGRQLADTHGCPACHSQDGSQSLGPGWKDLYGREVQLADGSRLKADAAYLRESILDPRARLVQGYPPVMVPYTFSQDELAALVAFIRSLSAVGQQESGGAGNLVEQGEKLAQSLGCLACHSLDGSKGVGPSWKGLYGHPVTLADGSQVEADAAYLRESVLAPAARLVQGYSPLMPAFTPSDTELDALIAFIRSRADPDSDDQEQAP, from the coding sequence ATGGCGATCGCAATCATCCTGGCTCTCATCCTGGTCGCGTCCGTACTCTTCCATTTCCTCGCGCCCTGGCACCTGACCCCGCCTGCCTCCAACTGGGGCTCCATCGACACCACCCTGCTCATCACCCTGGTCATCACCGGCGTCTTCTTCATCGCCGTCGTGGGCTTCATGGTGGTGGCGATCATCCGCTTCCGCCATCGTGAAGGCCGGCGCGCCCGTTACGAACCGGAAAGCCGCCGCCTGGAGTGGTGGCTGATGGTGGTCACCTCCCTGGGCATCGTCGGCATGCTGGCGCCCGGTCTGGTGGTCTACAGCGACTTCGTCCGGGTGCCGAAGGACGCCTATCCCCTGGAGGTGGTCGCCCAGCAGTGGCAGTGGGCATTCCGCTTCCCGGGGCAGGACGGCCAGCTGGGCCGCGCCGACGTGAGTTGGGTCGACGCCCGCAACCCGCTCGGGCTGGATCCGCGAGACCCCCACGGCCAGGACGACGTGCTGGTTCGCGGGAACGAGGTACGCCTGCCCCTGGACCGCCCGGTGAAAGTGCTGCTGCGCTCGAAGGATGTGCTGCACAATTTCTACATCCCGCAGATACGGGGAAAGATGGACATGGTGCCGGGCATGGTCTCGCACTTCTGGTTCACCCCGACGCTGGCCGGGGAGTACGAGATCCTCTGCGCCGAGTTCTGTGGGGTCGGGCACTTCAACATGCGCGGAAAGCTGCAGGTGGAGCCGGCCCCGGCCTTCGAGCAATGGCTGGCGACCCAGCCCACCTTCGCCCAGGTCCTCGCCAGTGCCGGTGCGCCCAGCCAGGGCGGCCTGATCGAACGGGGGCGCCAGCTGGCGGACACCCACGGCTGTCCCGCCTGCCACAGCCAGGACGGCAGCCAGAGCCTGGGACCGGGCTGGAAGGACCTCTATGGTCGTGAGGTGCAATTGGCGGACGGCTCCCGGCTGAAGGCGGATGCGGCCTACCTGCGGGAGTCCATCCTCGATCCCCGGGCCCGCCTGGTGCAGGGCTATCCGCCGGTCATGGTGCCCTATACTTTCAGCCAGGATGAGCTGGCCGCCCTGGTGGCCTTCATCCGGTCCCTGAGCGCCGTCGGCCAGCAGGAGTCCGGTGGTGCGGGAAACCTGGTGGAGCAGGGCGAGAAGCTCGCCCAGTCCCTGGGTTGCCTGGCCTGCCACAGCTTGGACGGCAGCAAGGGCGTGGGGCCGAGCTGGAAGGGGCTCTACGGCCACCCTGTGACCCTGGCGGACGGTAGCCAGGTGGAGGCCGACGCGGCCTACCTGCGTGAATCGGTGCTGGCCCCGGCCGCCAGGCTGGTGCAGGGATACTCGCCGCTGATGCCGGCGTTCACCCCCAGCGACACCGAACTGGATGCCCTGATCGCCTTCATCAGGTCCAGGGCCGATCCCGACTCCGACGACCAGGAACAGGCGCCCTAG
- a CDS encoding lipase family protein: protein MPSLPLYFPPDFSLPVALQSAQLVAAAYDQYAQWLTQDKPRKPADFNWQPPAMSGWSLSAPIWSILSELRFLNESEPFGFAARDAQGVVYLVFRGTESPQDWLDDLDADQAGYPWQAGAGKVHDGFLKLYASLRDMALQAADGLQPGGLIRVCGHSLGCALSSLAVPDLRERWPDQPLEHYNFASPRLAAPDFAAFYNGLGVPTFRVVNDSDLVPEVPPGVTGDWIYQHLGRAVTFTASYGSVEADHSLAGCYLYALENPTAPMKG from the coding sequence ATGCCCAGTCTTCCCCTGTACTTTCCCCCGGATTTCTCCCTTCCCGTCGCCCTGCAGTCTGCCCAGCTGGTCGCCGCCGCCTACGACCAGTACGCGCAATGGCTGACGCAGGACAAGCCGCGCAAACCCGCCGACTTCAACTGGCAGCCGCCGGCCATGAGCGGCTGGAGCCTGTCCGCCCCGATCTGGAGCATCCTCAGCGAACTGCGCTTCCTCAATGAATCGGAGCCCTTCGGCTTCGCCGCCCGCGACGCCCAGGGAGTCGTGTACCTGGTGTTCCGGGGGACCGAGTCACCCCAGGACTGGCTCGACGACCTGGACGCGGACCAGGCCGGCTATCCCTGGCAAGCGGGCGCCGGGAAGGTCCACGATGGCTTCCTCAAGCTCTACGCCTCCCTTCGGGACATGGCGCTGCAGGCGGCTGATGGCCTGCAGCCAGGCGGCCTGATCCGCGTGTGCGGCCACAGCCTGGGGTGCGCGCTCTCCAGCCTGGCGGTGCCGGACCTTCGCGAGCGCTGGCCGGACCAGCCGCTGGAACACTACAACTTCGCCAGCCCGCGCCTGGCGGCCCCGGATTTCGCCGCCTTCTACAACGGCCTGGGCGTTCCCACCTTTCGGGTGGTCAACGACAGCGACCTGGTGCCCGAGGTCCCCCCGGGTGTCACCGGCGACTGGATCTACCAGCACCTGGGGCGGGCCGTCACCTTCACCGCCAGCTACGGCAGCGTCGAGGCCGACCACAGCCTGGCGGGCTGTTACCTCTACGCCCTGGAGAATCCCACGGCGCCCATGAAGGGGTGA
- the acuR gene encoding acrylate utilization transcriptional regulator AcuR, protein MTDAQSPPRRGRPPKVERDFSDTRAALIRCGMELLTEQGFMTTGIDTVLKRVGVPKGSFYHYFESKEAFGQAVLEAFAGYFARKLDRWFLQDDVAPLQRLVDFVEDAKAGMARYAFCRGCLVGNLGQEVSLLPESFRLQLEATLCDWQARLARCLVAARDAGELAPDADCEALAAFFWIGWEGAIQRARLTRDNVPLDIFIKGFLAGLPR, encoded by the coding sequence ATGACCGACGCCCAATCCCCTCCCCGTCGCGGACGTCCGCCCAAGGTGGAACGCGATTTCTCCGACACCCGTGCCGCGCTGATCCGCTGCGGCATGGAACTGCTTACCGAACAGGGCTTCATGACCACCGGCATCGACACGGTGCTCAAGCGGGTGGGCGTGCCCAAGGGCTCCTTCTATCACTACTTCGAGAGCAAGGAGGCCTTCGGCCAGGCGGTGCTGGAGGCCTTCGCCGGGTACTTCGCGCGCAAGCTGGATCGCTGGTTCCTGCAGGACGACGTAGCGCCCCTGCAACGCCTTGTGGACTTCGTCGAGGACGCCAAGGCCGGCATGGCCCGCTACGCGTTCTGCCGGGGTTGCCTGGTGGGCAACCTGGGCCAGGAAGTGAGCCTCTTGCCGGAAAGCTTCCGCCTGCAACTGGAGGCGACCTTGTGCGACTGGCAGGCAAGGCTGGCGCGCTGCCTGGTCGCCGCCCGGGATGCGGGCGAACTGGCCCCGGACGCGGATTGCGAGGCCCTGGCGGCCTTCTTCTGGATTGGCTGGGAAGGCGCGATCCAGCGTGCCCGGCTGACGCGGGACAACGTCCCGCTGGATATTTTCATCAAGGGTTTTCTCGCCGGTTTGCCGCGCTAG